The stretch of DNA GTTTGGCAAAACATGCTCTTCGGTTAGACAATGAGCTaccctggttcgaggaggtgcCGCCGCCGATTGTGGATTGCTGCTTTGTTAATCATGTGTGATTTGGATCACCgcgtaaaaaaaaatagagcgTTGCTTTTGCGCACCAAATTTGCTTAACACCTTCTAAACGTATTATCTTATAATTGGTTAGTCATAATTCTTAAAAATTATtgcattaaattatataagacaCAATACTTAATTGTATTAATAGTGATATTGAGTTACTAAGCCACTGATACTAGCGGTGCATAAAGTCAACAGATATAAATGCAAAAAGCCAtgcaaaattgttttttttttttaatatatatatatgtatataatggaGATGGTATAGCTGGGTcttcaaaatcaaaatcaaaatcaaaatcaaaatcataGATCATTTAGAgtggaaaataacaataataatggaATTTAAGAGCTCTCGTTTGGTTGTGCCAAGTGTGCAAGAATTATTGGCAAAGGATCCCAACATGGTGACCATCCCATCAAGATACATTCAAAATCCTCAAAATAATATCAATAATTCTGTTTCTCTTGATCATCAAATCCCTGTTATCAATTTCCAAAATTTGTTTcttcatgatgatgatgatcatcaTCAATCTGAACTATCTAACCTCCACTCAGCTTGTAAGGATTGGGGCTTCTTccaggtatatatatttatatttaatttatatatatatatattaataatgataatatttatattgacgtactatatataatttgcatgcatgcatgcagtTGATCAACCATGGAATAAGTGATTGTTTGATAGAAAATGTAAAGAAAGGAGTTGAAGATTTGTTCAAATTATCagtagaagagaagaaaaaactaTGCCAGCTTCCGGGAGACATAGAAGGATTTGGACAAACTCAGGTTTTCAGTGAAGAACAAAAGCTTGATTGGACtgattacatattaattttcaCCTTACCACTTGCTTTGAGGAAGCCTCACTTGTTTCCAAACCTCCCAATTACTTTAAAGCAAAGTTTGGAAATTTATTCATTACAACTCGCAAAGCTTGCCAAAGATCTAATTTGCCAAATGGAGAAGATTCTAGGAATCAAAAACGATGAAATTTCGAATTTGTTTGAAGATGGATTGCAGCTTTTTAGTATGAATTGTTACCCTCCATGTCCTGAGCCAGAGAAAGTTATAGGCCTCAGTCATCACTCAGATGGGGGATGCCTTACCTTTCTTCTTCAAGTGAATGAAGTACAAGGCCTCCAAGTCAAGAAAGATGGCATGTGGCTCCCAATCAATCCTCTCCCTAATGCTTTTGTTGTCAATATTGGAGATGTACTAGAGGTAATAATCACCCTTACTTGGGGATCAATCGACCATGCATAGAGATTAAGAGCatgcatgtttggtattgttttctgttttttgttttcgaaaaattatttttagaaatgagaacaaaaaatagtttttgaagtttttaaaacacaagtcatatttggttagtgttttttaaaagtaatatattgaccaaaagtgaattggttttttgCAGATTTTGACAAATGGAATATATCGTAGTATTGAGCACAGAGTGACAATAAACTCTACACAAGAAAGACTCTCAATTGCCACATTCCATAATTTAAGTATAGATTCTGTCATAGCCCCAGCCAACACCTTGATCACTCCAAAAAATCCTGCCTTATACAAAACATTGTCCAATAAAGAATATTTCAAGGATTTTTTTTCGAGTGAGCTGCAAGGAAAAAGTTACCTTGATTCTATGAAACTATAAATATTTAGAGTACTACGTACTTgggtttatatattattaagataatgtttttcatattattattcAGGAAgcattactatatatatatatatatatatatatatatatatatttatatatatatatggttacTACCAAATGTAATGTCTAGTAGCTatgcttttttttattattaataatgtcTATGCTCTTAATAAAATtgtgtaatatgttatattTCACATTGAATAATATGCTTTTACAGTTTTACCTTTTATATTTAGCTGagaattttcaaataatcataaaTTATTAGTCAAGAATAATACAAAAATGATCTATGTTTTTAATCTATCTCATAACACCATTAATTGTGTCCACAGCAGTATTCTATTGTAACCAAGCTTTGACTTCAGCCAACACTTGAGGATGAGGTCTCTTAccccattttttattattttgaagaGAATATTTGGAGCAAAATTTGCATTTGAGTAATCGAAACTCGTGTACCAGGTTAATTGTTAATCTAGGCGCTGGCTCAGTTTTGATACTCTTAGAATTGTTGTTTCCTCTCCGAATTTACTTGTATTTTCGCTATTTTTGATGACAAAAAAATACCTGAAACACAATTCTCAGAACGCGAAATACAATAAAAACCCGTACCAAGTGCAACTAATAAAGAAAGCACCTCATCAATGAGGCCCCAAACAAACAACAGTACTACAAGAAAAATTAATCCAATTACAAACAGTAGTATAGAGTCTAGAGTCCAACTACCTCTATTCTATCaataaatatagatattttttcttttcggTATTTCTTGACCACAAAATATTTCTTGAACACATCTATTATTTCAGTAAATttgatatagatatatatatatactagttaaagttacgtgccgaggcacgtaaatattagttttatttagagtttagttctttgttattttatttagattgtaTCTAAATGTATGATTTGTTTTATTCAAGTAATATGTGTGCTGTCATATTTGGTTAGTAAAATATAATTGGGTATATTTAagtcataacaaaataatacttattatttaCTTATAGAGAATTTAGAGGAACAAGATATAAGTTTTGCAAAATTTAAagagcaatttgcggcgaaacccccttatgttttgatttttatacacttaacccccttatctttatttttggtggcaaaacccccttatgttttaatttttatacacttaacccccttatcttttttttttggtggcaaaacccccttatgttttaattttttacacttaacccctctatcttttgttttggtggcaaaacccttcagtttacttttctttgcaaatttaaagttttagttaaatattatcgttaaatactaactggattactactgtatcgacttcgaggttttaccgttacatatacaaaggtgtatacagtggtcatccagttgatatttaacggtaatatttaactggcgtgtcaaatttgcaaagaaaaataaacataagggggttttgccaccaaaaaaaagataagggggttaagtgtataaaaattaaaacataagggggttttgccacaaaaaaaaaataatggggttaagtgtataaaaattaaaacataaaggggttttgccaccaaaaataaagataagggggttaagtgtataaaaatcaaaacataagggggtttcgccgcaaattattcaaatttaaaataaacattatgtaactaaaattaaagaaaatgttcgatcttaaaataaaagaaaaaattattaaaaaagtcTTAATATATGgaatattatttgaaa from Cannabis sativa cultivar Pink pepper isolate KNU-18-1 chromosome 2, ASM2916894v1, whole genome shotgun sequence encodes:
- the LOC115719338 gene encoding protopine O-dealkylase, which codes for MEFKSSRLVVPSVQELLAKDPNMVTIPSRYIQNPQNNINNSVSLDHQIPVINFQNLFLHDDDDHHQSELSNLHSACKDWGFFQLINHGISDCLIENVKKGVEDLFKLSVEEKKKLCQLPGDIEGFGQTQVFSEEQKLDWTDYILIFTLPLALRKPHLFPNLPITLKQSLEIYSLQLAKLAKDLICQMEKILGIKNDEISNLFEDGLQLFSMNCYPPCPEPEKVIGLSHHSDGGCLTFLLQVNEVQGLQVKKDGMWLPINPLPNAFVVNIGDVLEILTNGIYRSIEHRVTINSTQERLSIATFHNLSIDSVIAPANTLITPKNPALYKTLSNKEYFKDFFSSELQGKSYLDSMKL